A genomic window from Halorubrum trapanicum includes:
- a CDS encoding polyprenyl synthetase family protein, producing MEYLQRRVGLVEDRIESVIDDVEPEELSDEVGHVVLAGGKRVRPAVTVLACEAFDGDPEQAVDFAAGIEFVHNASLVIDDIIDRSEVRRGTAAAWAEFGYGPAIIASDGLLGEAFALFSAEPRAMRTVAEAMVELGEGEATELAARPTNEAEYMELARRKTGALFRAAAELGAVAGGAEPHAIDSFGEYAERVGVAFQMRDDVLDATADADDLGKPTGQDAEMDRPSVLQVTSLSPEEINERARTESERALAALDDADPPETEAIEYLRDLAEFVVVRER from the coding sequence ATGGAGTACTTGCAGCGTCGGGTCGGGCTGGTCGAGGACCGGATCGAGTCGGTCATCGACGACGTCGAGCCCGAGGAGCTGTCCGACGAGGTCGGCCACGTCGTCCTCGCGGGCGGCAAGCGCGTCCGGCCCGCGGTGACCGTCCTCGCCTGCGAGGCGTTCGACGGCGACCCCGAGCAGGCCGTCGACTTCGCGGCCGGCATCGAGTTCGTCCACAACGCCTCGCTCGTGATCGACGACATCATCGACCGCTCGGAGGTCCGGCGCGGCACCGCCGCCGCGTGGGCGGAGTTCGGCTACGGCCCGGCGATCATCGCCAGCGACGGCCTGCTCGGCGAGGCGTTCGCGCTGTTCTCCGCCGAGCCGCGCGCGATGCGCACCGTCGCCGAGGCGATGGTCGAGCTCGGCGAGGGCGAGGCGACGGAGCTCGCGGCGCGCCCGACGAACGAGGCGGAGTACATGGAGCTGGCGCGTCGGAAGACCGGCGCGCTGTTCCGCGCCGCGGCCGAGCTGGGCGCGGTCGCGGGCGGCGCGGAGCCGCACGCGATCGACTCGTTCGGCGAGTACGCCGAGCGCGTCGGCGTCGCCTTCCAGATGCGCGACGACGTGTTAGACGCCACCGCCGACGCCGACGACCTCGGCAAGCCGACCGGGCAGGACGCGGAGATGGACCGCCCGTCGGTCCTCCAGGTCACGTCGCTGTCGCCCGAGGAGATAAACGAACGCGCCCGGACGGAGTCGGAGCGCGCGCTCGCCGCCCTCGACGACGCCGACCCCCCGGAGACCGAGGCGATCGAGTACCTCCGCGACCTCGCGGAGTTCGTCGTCGTGCGCGAGCGGTAA